A single genomic interval of Equus quagga isolate Etosha38 chromosome 19, UCLA_HA_Equagga_1.0, whole genome shotgun sequence harbors:
- the ODF3B gene encoding outer dense fiber protein 3B, producing MGSDVWVGPWRPHRPRGPIAAFYRGPGPKYKLPPNTGYILHDPSRTRAPAFSFGTRLPTQQTSCGPGPGHLVPARMTVRGPDGSPAYSIYGRPRHAAPFLTPGPGRYFPERAGNVTYPSAPRHTIAPRNWGIQAEQQTPGPGTYTVPSLLGPRVIGKVSAPTYSIYGRSAVGCFSEDLSKTPGPCAYHVVNPGIYKSRAPQFTMLARTSLPQDNTLNPGPAAYNVDQPRKPRGWSFGIRHSDYLAPIVTDVDD from the exons ATGGGCTCGGACGTCTGGGTCGGCCCTTGGCGGCCACACCGGCCCCGTGGCCCCATCGCAGCGTTCTACAGAGGCCCAGGGCCCAAATATAAGCTGCCACCGAACACGG GCTACATCCTACACGACCCGTCGCGGACCCGCGCCCCCGCCTTCAGCTTCGGCACGCGCCTCCCCACGCAGCAGACTTCGTGCGGCCCGGGCCCGGGCCACCTGGTGCCCGCTCGCATGACTGTGCGCGGCCCAGACGGCAGCCCCGCCTACTCCATCTATGGCCGCCCGCGCCACGCAGCGCCCTTCCTCACTCCCGGACCAG GCAGGTACTTCCCAGAGCGAGCGGGGAACGTGACGTACCCCAGCGCGCCTCGGCACACCATCGCTCCTCGAAACTGGGGCATCCAAGCGGAGCAGCAGACCCCAG GCCCCGGGACCTACACAGTGCCCTCGCTCTTGGGCCCGCGCGTCATCGGTAAAGTCTCGGCTCCGACTTACTCCATCTACGGCCGCAGCGCAGTGGGCTGCTTCTCCGAGGACCTCAgcaag ACCCCGGGTCCCTGCGCCTACCACGTGGTGAACCCTGGGATCTACAAGTCTCGGGCACCCCAGTTCACGATGTTGGCACGGACTTCGCTCCCCCAAGACAACACCCTGAATCCCGGGCCCGCTGCCTACAACGTAGACCAG CCCCGGAAGCCTCGCGGCTGGAGCTTCGGGATCCGGCACTCGGACTACCTGGCCCCGATCGTTACGGACGTGGATGACTGA